In Gemmatimonadota bacterium, the following proteins share a genomic window:
- a CDS encoding ABC transporter ATP-binding protein — protein MSEAPFEAATPAHPAEDKVPLWAEDLHKSFRLGDGSELRILQGVGLQVRLGEAVAIVGSSGAGKSTLLHLLGALDRPSRGRIFIGGTPLDGRSSGELARIRNGLVGFVFQFHHLLREFSALENAMIPQLIHGRSAEEARRKAEELLRAVGLGARLGHRPWQLSGGEQQRVAVARALVNDPAVLLADEPSGNLDTRTSEELHDVLFRLREERGLSMVLVTHNRELAARADRTFLLREGVLSVAPA, from the coding sequence ATGAGTGAGGCCCCCTTCGAGGCCGCTACCCCGGCCCATCCGGCGGAAGACAAGGTTCCCCTTTGGGCTGAGGATCTGCACAAGAGCTTTCGCCTCGGGGACGGGAGTGAACTCCGCATCCTCCAGGGGGTAGGGCTCCAAGTCCGCCTCGGTGAGGCGGTCGCAATCGTCGGATCCAGCGGGGCCGGGAAGTCCACGCTCCTGCACCTCCTCGGCGCCCTCGACCGGCCGAGCCGAGGTCGGATCTTCATCGGGGGGACTCCCCTGGACGGCCGATCTTCGGGAGAGCTGGCCCGAATTCGCAACGGGCTGGTCGGTTTCGTCTTTCAGTTTCACCACCTCCTTCGCGAATTCTCGGCGCTCGAGAACGCGATGATCCCGCAACTCATCCACGGGCGCTCCGCGGAGGAGGCTCGACGGAAGGCGGAAGAGCTCCTTCGGGCGGTCGGACTCGGGGCCCGTCTCGGGCACCGCCCTTGGCAGCTCTCAGGGGGCGAGCAGCAGAGGGTTGCCGTGGCGAGGGCCCTCGTCAACGATCCGGCCGTGTTGCTCGCGGACGAACCGTCAGGGAATCTCGATACGAGGACGAGCGAGGAGTTGCACGACGTCCTTTTTCGACTGCGCGAAGAGCGTGGGCTCTCGATGGTACTCGTGACGCACAACCGCGAGCTCGCGGCGCGGGCCGACCGGACCTTCCTCCTGAGGGAGGGAGTACTGTCCGTGGCTCCGGCCTAG